A genome region from Stenotrophomonas bentonitica includes the following:
- a CDS encoding arylsulfatase yields the protein MATARAKKAAPKASPATRKRSTSSSAKPSKPGKRPNILVIWGDDIGISNLSCYSHGLMGYQTPNIDRLAREGMMFTDSYGEQSCTAGRSSFITGQSVYRTGLSKVGRPGGKEGLQPESVTIAELLKEQGYATGQFGKNHLGDLNKYLPTVHGFDEFFGNLYHLNAEEEPEMYDYFPEQDFPNFRKQNGPRGVLHCWAQDKDDPTDQPRWGKVGKQKIKDTGPLTKKRMETCDDEFVAAAQKFIRRQHEDDQSFFVWLNTTHMHMFTHTKKSSLGQAGRWQSPYHDTMIDHDRNVGEMLDLLDELGITEDTLVLYSTDNGPHRNSWPDAGTTPFRSEKDTNWEGAFRIPLLARWPGRIAPGAIANGIVQHHDWLPTFLEMAGAPQVVEQLKTGYTTNGKTFRNHIDGTSLLGYLTGKEKESPRKLFMYFSDDGDVLAMRYDNWKIVFMEQRCQGTLQLWAEPFTTLRLPKLFNLRTDPYEYADITSNSYYEWFLYHDYLLFGAFGIADQFAQTLVEYPRVQEPGSFTIDDALAKMSAMSSKD from the coding sequence ATGGCAACAGCACGTGCAAAGAAGGCGGCACCCAAGGCGTCGCCCGCCACCAGGAAACGGTCTACATCCAGCAGCGCGAAGCCTTCAAAGCCCGGTAAGCGCCCCAACATCCTGGTGATCTGGGGCGACGACATCGGCATCAGCAACCTGAGCTGTTACAGCCATGGGTTGATGGGCTACCAGACCCCGAACATCGACCGTCTCGCGCGCGAAGGCATGATGTTCACCGACTCCTACGGCGAGCAGTCCTGCACCGCAGGGCGCTCGTCCTTCATCACCGGCCAGAGCGTGTACCGCACCGGGTTGTCCAAGGTGGGTCGCCCCGGCGGCAAGGAAGGACTGCAGCCCGAGAGCGTGACCATCGCCGAACTGCTCAAGGAGCAGGGCTACGCCACCGGCCAGTTCGGCAAGAACCACCTGGGCGACCTGAACAAGTACCTGCCCACGGTGCACGGCTTCGATGAATTCTTCGGCAACCTGTACCACCTCAATGCCGAGGAAGAGCCGGAAATGTACGACTACTTCCCGGAGCAGGACTTCCCCAACTTCCGCAAGCAGAACGGTCCGCGTGGCGTGCTGCACTGCTGGGCGCAGGACAAGGACGACCCGACCGACCAGCCGCGCTGGGGCAAGGTAGGCAAGCAGAAGATCAAGGACACCGGCCCGCTGACCAAAAAGCGCATGGAAACCTGCGACGACGAATTCGTCGCGGCGGCGCAGAAGTTCATCCGGCGCCAGCATGAGGACGACCAGTCGTTCTTCGTCTGGTTGAACACCACCCACATGCACATGTTCACCCATACCAAGAAGTCCAGCCTCGGCCAGGCCGGACGCTGGCAGTCGCCGTACCACGACACCATGATCGACCATGACCGCAACGTGGGCGAGATGCTGGACCTGCTGGACGAACTGGGCATCACTGAAGACACCCTGGTGCTGTACTCCACCGACAACGGCCCGCACCGCAACTCCTGGCCGGACGCCGGCACCACGCCGTTCCGCAGCGAAAAGGACACCAACTGGGAAGGCGCGTTCCGCATTCCGCTGCTGGCGCGCTGGCCGGGTCGGATCGCACCCGGGGCGATCGCCAACGGCATCGTGCAGCACCACGACTGGCTGCCCACGTTCCTCGAAATGGCCGGTGCGCCGCAGGTGGTGGAACAGCTGAAGACCGGCTACACCACCAACGGCAAGACCTTCCGCAACCACATCGACGGGACCAGTCTGCTCGGATATCTCACCGGCAAGGAGAAGGAGAGCCCACGCAAGCTCTTCATGTACTTCAGCGACGACGGCGACGTGCTGGCAATGCGCTATGACAACTGGAAAATCGTGTTCATGGAACAGCGCTGCCAGGGCACGCTGCAGCTCTGGGCCGAACCGTTCACCACGCTGCGACTGCCCAAGCTGTTCAACCTGCGCACCGACCCTTACGAGTACGCAGACATTACGTCCAACAGCTATTACGAGTGGTTCCTGTACCACGACTACCTGCTGTTCGGGGCGTTCGGGATCGCCGACCAGTTCGCGCAGACGCTGGTCGAGTACCCGCGCGTGCAGGAGCCGGGCAGTTTCACCATCGATGACGCGCTGGCCAAGATGAGCGCGATGTCGTCGAAGGACTGA
- a CDS encoding TetR/AcrR family transcriptional regulator, which translates to MARPLSDAKRTAILDAAARLVAAQGVGASTAQIAKAAKVAEGTVFTYFETKDVLLNALFVRLEERLALAVSGSFPSDAEVREQLLHVWKALLVWGAAHPVDRMALRQLKVSERITDCTRTHCAGLFGTTLQTLEASLARHVDPERLSFYLGRVLITLLETTLEAMAAQPEQRDVLQQAGFDLFWKGIQR; encoded by the coding sequence ATGGCCCGCCCGCTCAGCGACGCAAAACGTACCGCCATCCTGGATGCCGCCGCCCGACTGGTGGCTGCGCAGGGCGTGGGTGCGTCGACCGCGCAGATCGCCAAGGCGGCCAAGGTGGCCGAGGGCACGGTGTTCACGTACTTCGAGACCAAGGACGTGCTGCTCAATGCACTGTTCGTACGGCTTGAAGAGCGCCTGGCGCTGGCTGTGAGCGGCAGCTTCCCGTCCGACGCCGAGGTCCGCGAGCAGCTGCTGCATGTGTGGAAGGCGTTGCTGGTCTGGGGCGCGGCGCACCCGGTGGACCGCATGGCGCTGCGCCAGCTAAAGGTGTCCGAGCGGATCACCGACTGCACCCGCACCCATTGCGCCGGCCTGTTCGGCACCACCCTGCAGACCCTGGAAGCGAGCCTGGCCCGGCACGTGGACCCGGAGCGGCTGTCGTTCTATCTGGGCCGGGTACTGATCACCCTGCTGGAAACCACGCTGGAAGCCATGGCGGCCCAGCCGGAACAACGCGATGTCCTGCAGCAGGCCGGGTTCGATCTGTTCTGGAAGGGCATCCAACGTTGA
- a CDS encoding DUF1801 domain-containing protein — translation MATSNTPASPRLLAGGNPQIPKGEGDAPVQAWIAAVPGWKQEAARQLDALVVAAVPKVHKAVKWNSPLYAAEGKDGWFLSMHCYARYIKVAFFRGASLDPMPPESSKSQDTRYLHVFEDVPLDAAQFTRWVKQAMRLPGERM, via the coding sequence ATGGCCACCTCCAACACCCCCGCGTCTCCGCGCCTGCTGGCCGGCGGCAACCCCCAGATTCCCAAAGGCGAGGGCGACGCCCCGGTCCAGGCCTGGATCGCCGCAGTGCCCGGCTGGAAGCAGGAAGCAGCCCGCCAACTCGATGCCCTGGTCGTGGCGGCGGTTCCCAAGGTCCACAAAGCGGTCAAGTGGAACTCGCCGCTGTACGCCGCCGAAGGCAAGGACGGTTGGTTCCTCAGCATGCATTGCTACGCGCGCTACATCAAAGTCGCGTTCTTCCGCGGCGCGTCGCTGGACCCGATGCCGCCGGAATCCTCCAAAAGCCAGGACACCCGCTACCTGCATGTGTTTGAGGATGTCCCGCTGGATGCCGCCCAGTTCACCCGCTGGGTGAAACAGGCCATGCGGCTGCCCGGCGAACGCATGTAG
- a CDS encoding metallophosphoesterase, whose protein sequence is MRPPLKTELPVLSVVGVVLALYVVWRLIWPLRVPVSVRGPLGLLVLALALHHRIVARFAGTMASPEIPKVAIAILASGFTALLLVAVFLLVLDILLLLARLLRQPRVADALRRSWLRPAAGVLALALGIYGVQQGMAVPQVRQVDVAIAGLPAAFDGYRVLQLTDIHASRLLTGDWVTKVVAESNALKPDLVVITGDLVDGSVRARANDVRSLGQLQAPDGVIAITGNHEYYGQYAQWMQAFRGLGMTVLENSHTPVIRNGASLTIAGVTDPVAARYGLPMPDLKAALSGADPNASVILLDHRPNQAAANAAQGVKLQLSGHTHGGHIVGMDQLVKRANGGYVSGRYEVNGMTLYVSNGAGLWPGFAARIGVPSEITVFTLRRTAAAGSG, encoded by the coding sequence ATGCGTCCCCCATTGAAGACGGAACTGCCTGTGCTGAGTGTTGTTGGAGTCGTGCTTGCGTTGTATGTGGTGTGGCGGCTGATCTGGCCGTTGCGGGTGCCGGTCTCGGTACGTGGTCCGCTGGGCCTGCTGGTGCTGGCCCTGGCGCTGCACCACCGGATCGTGGCCCGGTTCGCCGGCACCATGGCCTCACCCGAAATTCCGAAGGTCGCCATCGCCATCCTGGCCAGTGGCTTCACCGCCCTGCTGCTGGTCGCCGTGTTCCTGCTGGTGCTGGATATCCTGCTGTTGCTTGCGCGCCTGCTGCGCCAGCCGCGTGTTGCCGACGCGTTGCGTCGCAGCTGGCTGCGTCCAGCCGCCGGTGTGTTGGCCCTGGCGCTCGGCATCTATGGCGTCCAGCAGGGCATGGCCGTACCGCAGGTGCGGCAGGTCGATGTCGCCATCGCCGGGTTGCCTGCGGCATTCGACGGTTACCGGGTACTGCAGCTCACCGACATCCACGCCAGCCGACTGCTCACCGGTGACTGGGTGACCAAGGTAGTTGCTGAAAGCAACGCACTGAAGCCGGACCTGGTGGTGATCACCGGCGACCTGGTCGACGGCAGCGTGCGCGCGCGCGCCAATGACGTGCGCTCGCTGGGCCAGCTGCAGGCACCCGACGGCGTGATCGCCATCACCGGCAACCATGAGTACTACGGCCAGTATGCGCAGTGGATGCAGGCCTTCCGCGGCCTGGGCATGACGGTGCTGGAAAACAGCCATACCCCGGTCATCCGCAACGGCGCGTCGCTCACCATCGCCGGTGTCACCGACCCGGTGGCCGCGCGTTACGGCCTGCCGATGCCGGACCTGAAGGCCGCCCTGTCGGGCGCAGATCCGAACGCGTCGGTGATCCTGCTGGATCATCGACCGAACCAGGCCGCTGCCAATGCCGCGCAGGGCGTGAAGCTGCAGCTGTCGGGGCATACGCACGGTGGCCATATCGTCGGCATGGACCAGTTGGTCAAGCGCGCCAATGGCGGCTATGTCTCCGGTCGTTATGAAGTGAACGGCATGACCCTATACGTGAGCAACGGCGCCGGGTTGTGGCCCGGCTTCGCGGCACGCATCGGCGTGCCGTCGGAAATCACCGTGTTCACCCTGCGGCGAACTGCAGCGGCAGGCTCGGGCTGA
- a CDS encoding MBL fold metallo-hydrolase translates to MRILSFLAVAFALAVLIGMTLKVPIASYETSPQRADDQFTNVVAKPRESLGATIKLFWEFFFNRPSGTVPDVATPVHALTAQALAEAPDRSVYRLGHSTLLIKLRGGWWLTDPVFSERASPFQWIGPKRFHAPPIALEDLPPIRGVLLSHDHYDHLDRATVKFLASRVGVFLTPLGVGDRLVDWGVPRDKVRQFDWWQETEVDGVRFALTPTQHFSGRGLRDSNKTLWGSWVIIDNDLRVFFSGDSGYFDGFKKIGERYGPFDVAFVETGAYDVKWPYVHMQPEQTVQAHQDLRGRWLVPIHNGTFDLAMHRWEEPFVRVSALAAARGIALSTPEMGERLDLAAPHAGTPWWRAMKAEAEARRNTPIASAQ, encoded by the coding sequence ATGCGCATTCTGTCCTTTCTCGCTGTCGCCTTCGCCCTTGCCGTTCTGATCGGGATGACCCTTAAAGTGCCTATCGCCTCCTACGAAACGTCGCCGCAGCGTGCGGACGACCAGTTCACCAACGTCGTGGCCAAGCCCAGGGAATCATTGGGCGCCACGATCAAGCTGTTCTGGGAATTCTTCTTCAACCGCCCGTCCGGCACGGTGCCGGACGTCGCCACGCCGGTGCATGCGCTCACCGCGCAGGCGCTGGCCGAGGCCCCGGACCGCAGCGTGTACCGGCTCGGCCACTCGACCCTGCTGATCAAACTGCGTGGTGGCTGGTGGCTCACTGACCCGGTGTTCTCGGAGCGAGCCTCGCCGTTCCAGTGGATCGGGCCGAAGCGCTTCCACGCCCCGCCAATCGCGCTCGAAGACCTGCCGCCGATCCGCGGCGTGCTGCTCTCGCACGACCACTACGACCACCTGGATCGCGCCACGGTGAAGTTCCTGGCCAGCCGCGTAGGCGTGTTCCTCACCCCGCTGGGCGTGGGCGACCGCCTGGTCGACTGGGGCGTGCCGCGCGACAAGGTGCGCCAGTTCGACTGGTGGCAGGAAACCGAGGTGGACGGCGTACGCTTCGCGCTTACCCCCACCCAGCATTTCTCCGGCCGCGGGCTGCGCGACAGCAACAAGACGCTGTGGGGCTCGTGGGTGATCATCGACAACGACCTGCGCGTGTTCTTCAGCGGCGACTCCGGCTACTTCGACGGCTTCAAGAAGATCGGTGAGCGCTACGGGCCGTTCGACGTGGCCTTCGTCGAAACCGGTGCCTACGACGTCAAGTGGCCGTACGTGCACATGCAGCCCGAACAGACCGTCCAGGCCCACCAGGACCTGCGCGGCCGGTGGCTGGTGCCGATCCACAACGGCACCTTCGACCTGGCCATGCACCGCTGGGAAGAACCGTTCGTGCGCGTCAGCGCGCTGGCGGCAGCGCGCGGCATCGCCCTGTCCACGCCGGAAATGGGCGAACGCCTGGACCTGGCCGCGCCGCATGCCGGTACGCCATGGTGGCGGGCGATGAAGGCCGAGGCCGAGGCGCGCCGGAACACGCCGATCGCCAGCGCGCAGTAA